The Bacillus oleivorans genomic sequence CTCAATGTATGAATTGATTATTTTTTCATTATTATTAGATTGGGATATCTCAGAAAAATTCTTTTCCACCCTCTTTATATAATCTACCATATCATTTACAATCTCTGTCTCTAATTCGGAGACGCTTATGGAATCAAACTTATAGGATGGATTACTAGAAATTATGTTTTCGATTTCCTCTTCAGTTAATGGCACACCTTTACTATTAGTTAAAACAAGCTGATTCTCATGTAAATAAAACTTTATTTCTTTTAATAAATTATCGATTCCATTTTTCGAAGAAAATTTCTCTTTATTGATAATAAACATTTTTCCACCCCATTAAAGAATGATAGATAGCCAAAAGTGGCTATCTATCATTTTACCATTATTTTTTTTATTATCGAAGTAACTGAAGTACTCCCTGTGGTTGCTGATTTGCTTGAGCTAGCATAGCTTGCGCAGCTTGTGAAAGAATATTGTTCTTCGTAAATTCCATCATTTCGCTTGCCATATCAACATCACGAATACGTGATTCAGCAGCTGTTAGGTTTTCTGAAGAAGTACTTAGATTGTTAATAGTGTGTTCTAAACGGTTTTGAATAGCACCAAGGCTAGAACGTTGGCTAGAAACTGAAGCAATTGCAGAATCAAGTAAAGCAATAGCACTATTTGCACCAGATTGAGAACTTATTGTTAAAGCATCAATACCTAAAGCAGTTGCACCCATTGTACCAATTGTAATAGATAATGTTTGACCTGTATTTGCACCAATTTGAATCAACTTAGCTGAAAAAGATCCATCCAATAGTTTTTGAGTGTT encodes the following:
- a CDS encoding flagellin, with amino-acid sequence MRINHNIAALNTYRQLTGNNAAAQSSMEKLSSGLRINRAGDDAAGLAISEKMRGQIRGLEMATKNAQDGISLIQTAEGSLNETHAILQRMRELSVQSANDTNTDADRAELQKEVAALRTEIGRISTDTEFNTQKLLDGSFSAKLIQIGANTGQTLSITIGTMGATALGIDALTISSQSGANSAIALLDSAIASVSSQRSSLGAIQNRLEHTINNLSTSSENLTAAESRIRDVDMASEMMEFTKNNILSQAAQAMLAQANQQPQGVLQLLR